One Rudaeicoccus suwonensis genomic window carries:
- a CDS encoding electron transfer flavoprotein subunit beta/FixA family protein has protein sequence MNIVVCVKYVPDAQGDRTFTEDNTTDRAIDGLLSELDEYAVEEALKLTEGGDGEVTVLTIGPADAAEAIKKALQMGAHKGVHVLDDALHGSDAPATSLVLAEAIKKITDGKPELVLTGLASTDGTMGVVPAMVAERLGLPQATQLSTLEISGDQVKGRRDNDAASETIETSLPALVSVTDQINEPRYPSFKGIMAAKKKPVETWSLADLGVDAGQVGLANAWTAVETFTARPPREQGEIVTDEGDGGTKLAEFLSKAKLI, from the coding sequence ATGAACATCGTGGTCTGTGTCAAGTACGTGCCGGACGCTCAGGGCGACCGCACGTTCACTGAAGACAACACCACCGACCGGGCCATCGACGGCCTGCTGTCGGAGCTGGACGAGTACGCAGTCGAGGAAGCTCTGAAGCTGACCGAGGGCGGCGACGGTGAGGTCACCGTGCTGACCATCGGACCGGCCGACGCGGCCGAAGCGATCAAGAAGGCGCTGCAGATGGGTGCTCACAAGGGCGTGCACGTGCTGGATGACGCGCTGCACGGCTCTGATGCCCCTGCGACCTCCCTGGTGCTGGCCGAGGCGATCAAGAAGATCACCGACGGCAAGCCCGAGCTGGTGCTGACGGGCCTCGCCTCGACCGACGGCACGATGGGCGTCGTGCCGGCAATGGTGGCGGAGCGTCTGGGCTTGCCGCAGGCGACCCAGCTGTCGACGCTGGAGATCAGCGGCGACCAAGTCAAGGGGCGTCGCGACAACGATGCGGCATCCGAGACGATCGAGACGAGTTTGCCGGCGCTGGTGTCGGTGACCGACCAGATCAACGAGCCGCGCTATCCCTCGTTCAAGGGAATCATGGCCGCCAAGAAGAAGCCGGTCGAGACCTGGTCGCTGGCCGACCTGGGTGTCGACGCCGGCCAGGTCGGTCTGGCGAACGCATGGACCGCTGTCGAGACCTTCACCGCCCGCCCCCCGCGTGAACAGGGCGAGATCGTCACGGACGAAGGTGACGGCGGCACCAAGCTGGCCGAGTTCCTGTCCAAGGCAAAGCTCATCTGA
- a CDS encoding enoyl-CoA hydratase/isomerase family protein produces the protein MSSSYGEFVSLEVTDGIGVIRIDRPKMNPLNAQIQEALRDAAIDAGADDSIAAVVVYGGEKVFAAGADIKEMQQLGYTDMVSRSTRLQECFAAIARIPKPTVAAIAGYALGGGCELAMTCDFRVAASDAKLGQPEILLGIIPGAGGTQRLSRLVGPAKAKDIIFSGRFVDADEALQIGLVDRLAEPGQVLETALALVRPYVGGPSFALRAAKEAIDRGLEVDLQTGLAIESMLFSSLFATKDRSTGMTSFVEQGPGKAVFEGR, from the coding sequence GTGAGTTCGTCCTACGGCGAGTTCGTCTCGCTGGAGGTCACCGACGGCATCGGTGTCATCCGCATCGACCGGCCGAAGATGAACCCACTCAACGCGCAGATTCAGGAAGCGTTACGCGACGCAGCGATCGATGCGGGCGCTGATGACTCCATCGCCGCCGTCGTCGTCTACGGCGGCGAGAAGGTCTTCGCCGCGGGCGCCGACATCAAGGAGATGCAGCAGCTGGGGTACACCGACATGGTGTCGCGCTCCACTCGGCTGCAGGAGTGCTTCGCCGCGATCGCGCGTATCCCCAAGCCCACGGTCGCAGCGATCGCCGGTTACGCCCTCGGCGGCGGTTGCGAGCTGGCGATGACGTGCGACTTCCGCGTTGCCGCAAGCGACGCCAAGCTGGGGCAGCCCGAGATCCTGCTCGGTATCATCCCCGGTGCCGGCGGCACCCAGCGTCTGTCCCGGCTGGTCGGCCCGGCCAAGGCGAAGGACATCATCTTCAGCGGCCGCTTCGTCGACGCCGACGAGGCGCTGCAGATCGGACTCGTCGATCGCCTCGCCGAGCCCGGTCAGGTGCTGGAGACAGCTCTCGCGCTGGTCCGGCCGTATGTCGGAGGCCCGTCGTTCGCGCTGCGCGCCGCGAAGGAAGCCATCGATCGGGGTCTCGAGGTCGACCTGCAGACCGGTCTGGCCATCGAATCCATGCTGTTCTCATCGCTGTTCGCAACGAAAGACCGTTCAACGGGCATGACGTCGTTCGTTGAACAGGGACCGGGAAAGGCTGTATTCGAAGGCCGCTGA
- a CDS encoding electron transfer flavoprotein subunit alpha/FixB family protein, whose protein sequence is MAEVLVLVDHVDGQVKKNTAELLTLARRIGEPSAVFIGGNAEAARPRLAQFGAEKVYVVDNADVTGALAAPLAEALAAIVEQSSPAAVLLPTSGVNKEAAARLSVKIEGGLITDATDVQAGDGGAVQTTQSAFASNYTVTAKVTKGTAIVTVKPNTTPPQASQAGATVVPVEVTVSDLAKAARITDTQPKAKSGRPELTEAQIVVSGGRGTGGDFSPVEAFADTLGAAVGASRAAVDAGWYPHSNQVGQTGKQVSPQLYVACGISGAIQHRAGMQTSKTIVAINKDEEAPIFELVDFGVVGDLFTVLPQANDAVKAAKG, encoded by the coding sequence ATGGCTGAGGTTCTGGTCCTCGTCGACCACGTCGATGGTCAGGTCAAGAAGAACACCGCCGAACTGCTCACCCTCGCACGTCGCATCGGCGAACCGTCCGCGGTCTTCATCGGTGGCAACGCCGAGGCGGCCCGTCCGAGGCTGGCGCAGTTCGGCGCCGAAAAGGTCTACGTCGTCGACAACGCCGATGTGACCGGTGCGCTCGCGGCCCCGCTCGCTGAGGCGCTGGCTGCGATCGTGGAGCAGTCGTCCCCGGCAGCGGTCCTGCTGCCGACCAGCGGCGTCAACAAGGAGGCCGCTGCACGCCTGTCGGTCAAGATCGAGGGCGGCCTGATCACCGACGCGACGGACGTGCAGGCCGGTGACGGTGGCGCAGTGCAGACCACGCAGTCGGCGTTCGCGAGCAACTACACCGTCACGGCGAAGGTCACCAAGGGCACCGCGATCGTGACCGTGAAGCCCAACACCACTCCGCCGCAGGCCTCGCAGGCCGGCGCGACGGTCGTGCCGGTCGAGGTCACCGTGTCCGATCTGGCCAAGGCGGCGCGCATCACCGACACCCAGCCGAAGGCGAAGTCCGGGCGGCCGGAGCTGACCGAGGCGCAGATCGTGGTGTCCGGCGGTCGCGGCACCGGTGGTGACTTCTCACCGGTCGAGGCATTCGCCGACACCCTCGGCGCTGCCGTGGGCGCCTCGCGTGCCGCGGTCGACGCCGGCTGGTATCCGCATTCCAACCAGGTGGGTCAGACCGGCAAGCAGGTGTCGCCGCAGCTGTATGTCGCGTGCGGTATCTCCGGCGCCATCCAGCACCGGGCCGGCATGCAGACCTCGAAGACGATCGTCGCCATCAACAAGGACGAGGAGGCGCCGATCTTCGAACTCGTCGACTTCGGCGTCGTCGGCGACTTGTTCACCGTGCTGCCGCAGGCCAACGACGCGGTCAAGGCCGCGAAGGGCTGA
- a CDS encoding DUF4352 domain-containing protein, which yields MKHYRPVTVAAAAATLVLAGCSSSGSRSAASSASPSVTPPATCSSTPAAAYSSTPIAYGAQAAIGTGGPLGVSIGKPAVTATAAGKAGFEIVQVPVRAAVITNGTFAVDQTQVELVDGSGHSCSQPSVNTLPQGFSALTIDESKPGSGSVAFLVPRGADLSRYKVLYLPAAGSKTAAAEWTATAASPSVATPTGCDGGTARVSTRGATDRSFGSSATVGDSTVSLSINAGTPTRRKFTPGTTQPNNVDALAISLKVTASGADGFVERSQFALVDGNGNVCRYSQLGSQGENLTSALIKKGRTGSYTIVFWVPKTAKVSGLKLLYTPSSATKATIVWSGGKTLAPLS from the coding sequence ATGAAGCACTACCGGCCCGTCACCGTCGCCGCGGCAGCAGCGACCCTGGTCCTCGCCGGCTGCAGCTCCAGCGGATCCCGCTCAGCGGCGTCATCCGCATCGCCGTCCGTCACACCTCCCGCGACCTGCTCCTCGACGCCCGCTGCGGCATACAGCTCGACCCCGATTGCGTATGGCGCGCAGGCCGCCATCGGCACCGGTGGTCCGCTCGGGGTCAGCATCGGCAAGCCCGCCGTCACGGCAACGGCTGCCGGCAAGGCCGGTTTCGAGATCGTTCAGGTGCCCGTGCGGGCAGCCGTCATCACCAATGGCACCTTCGCTGTCGACCAGACACAGGTCGAGTTGGTCGACGGATCGGGGCACTCGTGCTCGCAGCCGAGCGTGAACACGTTGCCGCAGGGTTTCAGCGCGCTGACCATCGACGAGAGCAAGCCGGGCTCAGGCTCGGTGGCTTTCCTCGTCCCGCGCGGCGCCGATCTGAGCCGTTACAAGGTGCTGTACCTGCCGGCAGCCGGCTCCAAGACCGCAGCTGCGGAGTGGACGGCCACCGCAGCGTCCCCGTCGGTTGCCACTCCCACCGGCTGCGACGGCGGAACCGCCAGGGTGAGCACCAGGGGCGCTACCGACAGGTCGTTCGGGTCGAGTGCGACCGTCGGCGACTCGACGGTCTCGCTGTCGATCAACGCGGGCACGCCCACCCGCCGCAAGTTCACTCCCGGCACGACCCAGCCGAACAACGTCGATGCGCTGGCCATCTCGCTGAAGGTCACTGCGTCCGGCGCCGACGGCTTCGTCGAGCGTTCGCAATTCGCTCTGGTCGACGGCAACGGCAACGTATGCCGCTATTCGCAGCTCGGCAGTCAGGGTGAAAACCTCACGAGCGCGCTGATCAAGAAGGGCCGCACGGGCAGCTACACGATCGTGTTCTGGGTGCCGAAGACCGCGAAAGTCAGCGGCTTGAAGTTGCTCTACACGCCGTCGTCGGCGACCAAGGCGACCATCGTGTGGTCCGGCGGTAAGACGCTCGCCCCGCTCTCGTGA